In one Drosophila pseudoobscura strain MV-25-SWS-2005 chromosome X, UCI_Dpse_MV25, whole genome shotgun sequence genomic region, the following are encoded:
- the LOC4812060 gene encoding uncharacterized protein isoform X2 has translation MLYYSRALWSLPGKHIRHLSTRVTPVATDNDQANSLLPAYTDEERVKILQTLNDSSIDQMLSYDITKGRASKLHNWRTRNGPLRDVNDILYVEGFGLKVATKFFKSLLEPEGTRRSSEGNAVQKPKSTRTAPFITPGMDEGQRVHTTSSVGVRIGVTSHHELNDKKLHLAELARRCLYVTHQIPQADCYVLENPQMAQASSNPGSIDQQNVNIQKSQVTAIMSYALLSRGDPDETKCNNLYYMRRFLTARLFNHLVGTERVSSEDTILSMMRTHYNMEDQTDTTPQAHAGIRNLVQFPADLRNMFSQQERYQRELLGQAFLLNLAFARLVLLQDPLSISTVSRSPKTSLLSSADGCEAIVT, from the exons atgctTTACTACTCCCGCGCACTCTGGTCTCTGCCCGGAAAACATATACGGCACCTTTCAACACGTGTGACACCGGTAGCGACCGACAATGACCAGGCCAACAGCTTGTTGCCGGCTTATACAGATGAGGAGCGCGTGAAGATTTTGCAGACGCTCAACGACTCCAGCATCGATCAGATGCTCAG CTACGACATAACCAAGGGGCGAGCCAGCAAACTGCACAACTGGAGGACGCGCAATGGTCCACTGCGGGATGTGAACGACATCTTGTATGTGGAGGGTTTTGGCCTGAAGGTGGCAACGAAGTTCTTCAAAAGCCTGCTGGAGCCGGAGGGCACCAGAAGGAGCAGCGAGGGAAATGCCGTCCAGAAGCCAAAGTCCACGCGAACGGCTCCCTTCATAACTCCTGGTATGGACGAGGGACAGCGTGTGCACACTACGTCGAGCGTGGGAGTTCGCATTGGTGTCACCAGC CATCACGAGCTGAACGACAAGAAGCTGCACTTGGCCGAGCTGGCCCGACGCTGCCTCTACGTGACCCACCAAATCCCGCAGGCTGACTGCTATGTATTAGAGAACCCACAGATGGCCCAGGCCAGCAGCAATCCTGGCAGCATCGATCAGCAAAATGTGAACATCCAAAAGTCTCAAGTGACGGCCATTATGAGCTATGCCTTGCTGTCCCGGGGCGATCCAGACGAGACCAAGTGCAACAACCTCTACTACATGCGACGCTTTCTCACAGCCCGACTCTTCAACCACTTGGTGGGCACAGAGAGGGTCTCCTCAGAGGACACCATTCTTTCCATGATGCGCACCCACTACAACATGGAGGATCAGACGGATACTACACCGCAGGCACATGCAGGAATACGCAATCTGGTGCAGTTCCCTGCGGACCTGAGAAATATGTTCTCTCAGCAGGAGCGCTATCAGCGCGAGCTGCTGGGTCAGGCTTTTCTGCTGAACCTGGCGTTCGCACGACTCGTTCTCCTGCAGGATCCGTTGAGCATATCAACTGTTTCGCGCAGCCCAAAGACTTCCCTCCTTTCCAGTGCGGACGGCTGTGAGGCAATTGTTACATAG
- the LOC4812060 gene encoding transcription elongation factor, mitochondrial isoform X1, whose amino-acid sequence MLYYSRALWSLPGKHIRHLSTRVTPVATDNDQANSLLPAYTDEERVKILQTLNDSSIDQMLSYDITKGRASKLHNWRTRNGPLRDVNDILYVEGFGLKVATKFFKSLLEPEGTRRSSEGNAVQKPKSTRTAPFITPGMDEGQRVHTTSSVGVRIGVTSVSWARIEIGKNDNDPCLLTHWQHHELNDKKLHLAELARRCLYVTHQIPQADCYVLENPQMAQASSNPGSIDQQNVNIQKSQVTAIMSYALLSRGDPDETKCNNLYYMRRFLTARLFNHLVGTERVSSEDTILSMMRTHYNMEDQTDTTPQAHAGIRNLVQFPADLRNMFSQQERYQRELLGQAFLLNLAFARLVLLQDPLSISTVSRSPKTSLLSSADGCEAIVT is encoded by the exons atgctTTACTACTCCCGCGCACTCTGGTCTCTGCCCGGAAAACATATACGGCACCTTTCAACACGTGTGACACCGGTAGCGACCGACAATGACCAGGCCAACAGCTTGTTGCCGGCTTATACAGATGAGGAGCGCGTGAAGATTTTGCAGACGCTCAACGACTCCAGCATCGATCAGATGCTCAG CTACGACATAACCAAGGGGCGAGCCAGCAAACTGCACAACTGGAGGACGCGCAATGGTCCACTGCGGGATGTGAACGACATCTTGTATGTGGAGGGTTTTGGCCTGAAGGTGGCAACGAAGTTCTTCAAAAGCCTGCTGGAGCCGGAGGGCACCAGAAGGAGCAGCGAGGGAAATGCCGTCCAGAAGCCAAAGTCCACGCGAACGGCTCCCTTCATAACTCCTGGTATGGACGAGGGACAGCGTGTGCACACTACGTCGAGCGTGGGAGTTCGCATTGGTGTCACCAGCGTTAGTTGGGCACGAATTGAGATTGGAAAGAATGATAATGATCCCTGCCTACTCACCCACTGGCAGCATCACGAGCTGAACGACAAGAAGCTGCACTTGGCCGAGCTGGCCCGACGCTGCCTCTACGTGACCCACCAAATCCCGCAGGCTGACTGCTATGTATTAGAGAACCCACAGATGGCCCAGGCCAGCAGCAATCCTGGCAGCATCGATCAGCAAAATGTGAACATCCAAAAGTCTCAAGTGACGGCCATTATGAGCTATGCCTTGCTGTCCCGGGGCGATCCAGACGAGACCAAGTGCAACAACCTCTACTACATGCGACGCTTTCTCACAGCCCGACTCTTCAACCACTTGGTGGGCACAGAGAGGGTCTCCTCAGAGGACACCATTCTTTCCATGATGCGCACCCACTACAACATGGAGGATCAGACGGATACTACACCGCAGGCACATGCAGGAATACGCAATCTGGTGCAGTTCCCTGCGGACCTGAGAAATATGTTCTCTCAGCAGGAGCGCTATCAGCGCGAGCTGCTGGGTCAGGCTTTTCTGCTGAACCTGGCGTTCGCACGACTCGTTCTCCTGCAGGATCCGTTGAGCATATCAACTGTTTCGCGCAGCCCAAAGACTTCCCTCCTTTCCAGTGCGGACGGCTGTGAGGCAATTGTTACATAG
- the mael gene encoding protein maelstrom 1, with protein MAQNKPNAFMAFVADWRACNRFGRGLSTSEAVAKCEPIWEGMSDRERGPYKSKAKDSNVLERESKTERLNCPGVAISKMQVEKNEAIDAELQMKRNIKRIVLKATNSMKLEEKEFLFVSFNYFTKALNGDVYQPAELSACRFSLKGGISSNYSTMINPGHIIFGQTSDAQDHSRTTHKLPLPPNAMGEKNLGNLYSDTLKWLSASNDEEDEQHDHPVIVYTTPELMPVVKSCFRYLACEGDTDKHAEKIMVYDICYLFLTLKKTVLDLVGVPSDHMNIHVTNSFFRRDFFEFSSGIACDYHEEVDRTKYCTKSMVLRWGYMISHYICGDLAIPLQPRKHVPIEVKHSYTVTPGDSSLALDGTSTDSGCSGY; from the exons ATGGCTCAAAATAAGCCCAATGCGTTCATGGCGTTCGTCGCCGACTGGCGCGCTTGTAACCGCTTCGGTCGTGGCTTAAGCACTTCAGAGGCGGTGGCAAAGTGTGAGCCTATTTGGGAG GGCATGAGCGACCGGGAGCGCGGTCCGTACAAGTCGAAGGCTAAGGATTCAAACGTGCTGGAGAGAGAATCAAAGACAGAGCGTCTGAACTGTCCGGGCGTCGCCATCTCAAAAATGCAAGTGGAGAAAAACGAGGCCATAGATGCAGAGCTTCAAATGAAGAGAAATATCAAACGCATTGTTTTGAAAGCGACAAATTCGATGA AGTTGGAGGAAAaggaatttttgtttgttagcTTCAATTATTTTACGAAGGCCCTGAATGGGGATGTTTACCAGCCCGCTGAGCTTTCCGCCTGCCGCTTCTCTCTGAAGGGGGGCATAAGCTCTAATTACAGCACCATGATTAATCCTG GCCACATCATCTTTGGACAGACCAGCGATGCCCAGGATCATTCGCGGACTACGCACAAGTTGCCCTTGCCACCGAATGCCATGGGCGAGAAAAACCTGGGAAACTTATACAGTGATACCTTGAAATGGCTATCCGCCAGCAATGATGAGGAAGACGAACAACATGACCATCCGGTCATTGTCTACACAACCCCAGAGCTAATGCCGGTGGTAAAGTCTTGCTTCCGTTATCTGGCATGCGAGGGCGACACCGACAAACATGCTGAAAAGATTATGGTCTACGACATCTGCTACTTGTTTCTCACTTTGAAGAAGACTGTCTTGGACTTGGTTGGGGTTCCGAGCGATCACATGAACATCCATGTGACTAACAGCTTCTTTAGGAGGGACTTTTTTGAATTTAGCTCAGGGATTGCGTGCGAC TACCATGAGGAAGTCGATCGAACCAAATACTGTACTAAAAGTATGGTTCTGCGTTGGGGATACATGATTAGCCACTACATTTGCGGAGACCTGGCCATTCCACTCCAGCCTAGAAAGCACGTTCCCATTGAGGTCAAGCACAGCTACACCGTGACTCCTGGCGACTCTTCATTAGCCCTTGACGGGACTTCGACTGATTCAGGCTGCTCTGGGTATTGA